A stretch of Cyanobacterium sp. HL-69 DNA encodes these proteins:
- the argH gene encoding argininosuccinate lyase ArgH, translating to MTKKTTWSDRFETSLHPIIAEFNASIGFDIELIEYDLTGSVAHGKMLAKTGIITPEEGETLVRGLEQIRQEYRAGNFNPGVEQEDVHFAVERRLTEIVGAVGKKLHTGRSRNDQVGTDIRLYLRDQIKQIQELLRNWQLALINHAENHVETLIPGYTHLQRAQPISLAHHLMAYAQMAQRDWQRLAQIYDRTNMSPLGCGALAGTTFPIDRHYSAELLGFGSVYENSLDGVSDRDFAIEFLSASSLIMVHLSRISEEMILWASQEFNFITLKDSCSTGSSIMPQKKNPDIPELVRGKTGRVFGHLQALLTIMKGLPLAYNKDLQEDKEGIFDTVKTVKGSLQAMTILLSEGLEFRTARLEQAVNEDFSNATDVADYLASKGVPFREAYNLVGKVVKTSLSAGKLLKDLTLSEWQELHPAFENDIYEAIAPKQVVKARNSYGGTGFDQVHQAITNLKNLINKSLD from the coding sequence GTGACCAAGAAAACCACCTGGAGCGATCGCTTTGAAACCTCTTTACATCCTATCATTGCTGAATTTAACGCCAGTATTGGCTTCGACATTGAACTGATCGAGTATGATTTAACTGGCTCGGTAGCCCATGGCAAAATGTTGGCAAAAACGGGTATTATCACCCCCGAAGAAGGAGAAACCCTTGTAAGAGGATTAGAGCAAATTCGCCAAGAATATCGGGCTGGAAACTTTAATCCTGGGGTAGAACAAGAAGATGTCCATTTTGCCGTAGAAAGAAGGTTAACGGAAATTGTGGGTGCGGTAGGTAAAAAGTTGCATACAGGGCGATCGCGCAATGACCAAGTAGGGACGGATATTCGTTTATATTTACGGGATCAAATCAAGCAAATTCAAGAACTATTGAGAAATTGGCAACTAGCTCTTATAAATCATGCTGAAAACCACGTGGAAACCCTCATCCCCGGTTATACTCACCTCCAACGGGCGCAACCTATCAGCTTGGCTCATCATCTCATGGCCTATGCCCAGATGGCGCAGAGGGATTGGCAAAGATTAGCACAAATTTATGATCGCACTAATATGTCTCCCCTCGGTTGTGGTGCTTTGGCAGGTACTACCTTCCCCATTGATCGCCATTATAGTGCGGAGTTATTGGGTTTTGGCTCTGTGTATGAAAATAGCCTTGATGGTGTCAGCGACAGGGATTTTGCCATCGAATTTTTGAGTGCCTCTAGCTTAATTATGGTACACCTCAGCCGTATTAGTGAGGAGATGATTTTGTGGGCTTCCCAAGAGTTTAACTTTATCACCCTCAAAGATAGTTGCTCCACGGGTTCTAGTATTATGCCCCAAAAGAAAAATCCTGATATTCCCGAATTGGTGCGGGGCAAAACAGGGCGAGTATTTGGACATCTACAGGCTTTGTTAACCATCATGAAAGGTTTACCCCTGGCTTATAACAAAGACTTACAGGAAGACAAGGAGGGTATCTTTGATACGGTGAAAACCGTTAAGGGTAGTTTACAGGCCATGACCATTTTACTCTCTGAAGGGTTAGAGTTTCGCACTGCAAGGCTAGAGCAGGCAGTAAACGAGGACTTTTCCAATGCTACGGATGTGGCGGATTATTTAGCTTCCAAGGGTGTACCTTTCCGAGAGGCTTATAATTTGGTGGGTAAGGTGGTTAAAACTTCCCTCAGTGCTGGAAAATTGTTAAAGGATTTAACTTTATCAGAATGGCAAGAGTTGCATCCTGCCTTTGAAAATGACATTTATGAGGCGATCGCCCCTAAACAAGTAGTAAAAGCTC
- the hemK gene encoding protein-(glutamine-N5) methyltransferase, release factor-specific — protein sequence MFEQEFSGCDLFSWYKEAKAIALNKAISIGELNYILEEFTALDSLSIRLQNYQHREKILSKKTLLELKEIWKLRTEKKHPIQYLIGKCYWRDLELKVTPDVLIPRPETELIIDIALQVTQDFPMLKTGHWADLGTGSGAIALSLAKTFPQAHIHAIDKSPNALSIAKENAHNLGLKEKITFYNGSWFQPLSRLKNSFSGILSNPPYIPSDIVPTLQAEVANHEPKSALDGGKDGLQDIKTIINQAPEYLQKNGLLIIEIMAGQSPEVCKILESTHQYHSIKSHSDFAQIQRFVIAQKH from the coding sequence ATGTTTGAACAAGAATTTTCTGGATGTGATTTATTTTCATGGTACAAAGAAGCAAAGGCGATCGCCCTTAACAAAGCTATATCTATAGGAGAATTGAATTATATTTTAGAGGAATTTACCGCTTTAGATAGTCTTTCTATTAGGTTACAAAATTATCAACATAGAGAGAAGATTTTAAGTAAAAAAACTTTATTAGAACTAAAAGAAATATGGAAACTAAGGACAGAAAAAAAACATCCTATTCAATATTTAATTGGTAAATGCTATTGGCGAGATTTAGAGTTAAAAGTAACCCCTGATGTTCTCATTCCTCGTCCCGAAACGGAGTTAATAATTGATATAGCCCTACAAGTTACCCAGGATTTTCCTATGCTCAAAACTGGTCATTGGGCGGATTTGGGTACAGGAAGCGGTGCGATCGCCCTTAGCCTAGCCAAAACATTTCCCCAAGCCCATATCCACGCCATCGACAAAAGTCCCAACGCCCTATCCATCGCCAAAGAAAACGCCCATAACCTAGGCTTGAAAGAAAAAATAACATTTTATAACGGAAGTTGGTTTCAGCCCCTTTCTCGGCTCAAAAATAGCTTTTCTGGCATACTTTCCAACCCCCCCTACATCCCCTCTGATATAGTTCCCACCTTGCAAGCAGAAGTTGCCAACCATGAACCAAAAAGCGCCCTCGATGGAGGAAAAGACGGCCTACAAGACATCAAAACTATTATCAATCAAGCACCAGAATATTTACAAAAAAACGGACTTCTGATTATAGAAATCATGGCAGGACAATCCCCCGAAGTGTGTAAAATATTAGAATCAACCCATCAATATCATTCCATCAAAAGCCATAGCGACTTCGCCCAAATCCAAAGATTTGTCATAGCCCAAAAGCATTAG
- the somA gene encoding bicarbonate porin SomA has translation MLREIKNYKMATPAVIAMALLAGTSIESVQANELNNAELTLEQISNYSSDTNVQGQVTSVNQLSDVSPTDWAYEALRSLVERYGCIVGYPDRTFRGNRALSRYEFAAGLNACMQSIERLIGTGGVGDEDIAALRRLIAEFETELATLGARVDNLEGRVAFLEDHQFSTTTKLSGEVLFGLVAQNDEVGGEVTFSNRVRLSLDTSFTGRDRLRTRIAAGNVPGLQSLSGSDMTRLNFAQNTGNNVVLDKLFYRTPVGDRGTFAIGTSFESDDIHETYSPFTSSSGSGSLARGTRYNPLIFRQNSGGGIGFKYEFSDRFDIAATYLAGDAENPNDGNGIFDGSYSAVVQLGFNPSDSFGLGLAYARSYFADGPNLTGSTGSPFTNRPFGNVATTSDNFGLQTSWRVSPNINVAGWVGFGSADAQDGSGADADLFTWNANVSFVDALKEGAVFTVAGGQPPKVTGGTFGSERDSSFILEGQYKYPISRSVSITPGVYAIFNPNHDDRNDTEVVGVIRTRFTF, from the coding sequence ATGTTAAGAGAAATAAAAAATTACAAAATGGCAACTCCCGCAGTAATCGCCATGGCATTACTAGCAGGAACCAGCATCGAGTCCGTCCAAGCAAACGAATTAAACAATGCCGAGCTAACCCTCGAACAAATCAGTAACTATTCTTCAGATACCAACGTTCAAGGTCAAGTTACCTCCGTAAATCAACTCAGTGACGTATCTCCCACCGACTGGGCATATGAAGCTCTCAGAAGTCTGGTAGAGCGTTACGGTTGTATCGTTGGTTATCCCGATCGCACCTTCCGTGGCAACAGAGCCTTAAGCCGTTATGAATTTGCCGCTGGTTTAAACGCCTGTATGCAATCTATTGAGCGTTTAATCGGTACTGGTGGAGTAGGTGATGAAGATATTGCAGCCCTCAGAAGATTAATTGCTGAGTTTGAAACCGAACTCGCTACCCTCGGAGCAAGGGTTGACAACCTAGAAGGTAGAGTGGCTTTCCTAGAAGATCATCAATTTTCTACCACTACCAAACTAAGCGGAGAAGTGCTTTTTGGTTTAGTAGCTCAAAACGACGAGGTTGGTGGTGAAGTCACCTTCAGTAACCGTGTTCGTTTATCCCTTGATACTAGCTTCACTGGTAGAGATAGATTAAGAACTCGTATCGCCGCAGGTAATGTACCTGGTCTTCAAAGCCTCAGCGGTTCTGATATGACTCGTCTTAACTTTGCCCAAAACACTGGAAATAACGTAGTTTTAGATAAACTTTTCTATCGTACCCCCGTTGGTGACAGAGGAACCTTTGCGATCGGTACAAGTTTTGAATCCGATGATATTCACGAAACTTACAGCCCCTTTACCTCCAGCAGTGGTAGTGGTTCCCTTGCCCGTGGTACCCGTTATAACCCCTTAATTTTCCGTCAAAACTCTGGAGGCGGTATAGGTTTCAAATATGAATTTAGTGACCGTTTCGACATCGCTGCAACTTACCTCGCTGGTGATGCTGAAAATCCTAACGATGGTAACGGTATCTTTGACGGTAGCTACAGTGCGGTGGTTCAACTTGGCTTTAATCCTTCCGATAGTTTCGGTTTAGGTTTAGCTTATGCCCGTAGTTACTTCGCTGATGGTCCTAACCTTACTGGTAGTACGGGTAGTCCTTTCACTAACAGACCTTTTGGTAATGTTGCCACTACCTCTGATAATTTTGGTCTTCAAACTAGTTGGAGAGTTAGCCCCAATATCAACGTAGCTGGTTGGGTTGGTTTTGGTAGTGCTGATGCCCAAGATGGAAGTGGTGCTGATGCTGACCTATTTACTTGGAATGCTAACGTATCATTCGTGGATGCTTTAAAAGAAGGTGCTGTGTTTACTGTGGCCGGTGGTCAACCTCCTAAAGTAACTGGCGGAACTTTTGGTTCTGAAAGAGATAGTTCCTTTATCTTAGAAGGTCAATATAAGTATCCCATCAGTCGTAGTGTTTCTATTACCCCTGGTGTATATGCAATCTTCAATCCTAACCATGACGATCGCAACGATACCGAGGTGGTAGGTGTTATTCGTACCCGATTCACTTTCTAG
- the rfbA gene encoding ABC2-type lipopolysaccharide export system permease component RfbA has product MVVALKKHWIVLQKTSFWSTAQRYLELLAVLIPQNLHTRYRGSFLGVYWSLLNPLTMTGLYTAIFGATFASYYGDSIINYTLAAFTGLLITNFFSGSTSQALGSIVANGSLLNKIRLPLPVFPLTMIGVNVFQFLVGSFPLLAIVTLVNSQNIFYVPLLLLPFFALVLVCTGVGLLMSALYVFFRDLGYFYEIATFIVWITSPVFYPAEIVPENIQPFLHLNPLVPIIENLREISLQSTIPSVESFVRSFLGGIIILAFGWFFFQRCKSAFIDLL; this is encoded by the coding sequence ATGGTTGTAGCTCTCAAAAAGCATTGGATAGTATTACAAAAAACATCTTTTTGGTCAACCGCCCAACGATACCTAGAGTTATTGGCCGTGTTAATACCTCAAAACCTTCATACCCGTTACAGAGGCTCTTTTTTAGGGGTATATTGGTCATTGTTAAATCCTTTAACCATGACGGGGTTATATACAGCTATTTTCGGGGCTACTTTTGCTTCCTATTATGGAGACTCTATTATTAACTATACCTTGGCGGCTTTTACAGGGTTATTAATTACTAACTTTTTTAGTGGCTCTACTAGCCAAGCCTTAGGTAGTATTGTAGCCAATGGAAGTTTACTTAACAAGATTCGTTTACCCCTACCAGTATTCCCTTTGACGATGATTGGGGTCAATGTATTTCAATTTTTGGTAGGCTCTTTTCCTCTCCTTGCCATTGTAACCTTGGTTAACTCCCAGAATATTTTTTATGTACCTTTGTTATTGTTACCGTTTTTTGCCCTTGTGTTAGTGTGTACGGGGGTTGGTTTGTTAATGTCTGCCCTTTATGTATTTTTTAGGGATTTAGGTTACTTTTACGAAATTGCTACTTTTATTGTCTGGATTACTAGCCCTGTTTTTTATCCTGCGGAGATTGTGCCAGAAAATATACAGCCTTTTTTACATCTCAATCCTTTAGTACCGATTATTGAAAATTTGAGAGAAATTAGCCTACAATCAACTATCCCTAGTGTGGAATCTTTTGTGAGAAGTTTTCTCGGTGGTATAATTATTCTTGCTTTTGGTTGGTTCTTTTTTCAACGGTGTAAATCGGCTTTTATTGATTTACTTTAA
- a CDS encoding Na+/H+ antiporter — MILNQLFAFLPGPIEDPVAIFLVMMAVLLIAPIVFEKIKLPGIVGLIIAGVFIGEHGLGILERDNTIELFSTVGLLFLMFMAGLETSLDDLKLNGKKAAIFGLGTFLVPMVIGTLAFLLLDYSLLASVLVASCFASHTLLALPIAIKQGIMRTPVVTIILGGTLIVNIIALLVLAVVVKADQGELTLGFWLFLIPTLTVYTFATLFGLPIVGRWFFKKFGRDEGAEFTFVIAALFVVSYVARLIEIEPIIGAFLAGIGIRPLIPPLSPLMNRIQFIGNTLFVPLFLISVGMLVNPATLIEEPRSILVSVVMIVTAIVAKFIPAWVIGKYFKFALPSIMVMFGLSVAQAASTLAAITVAYDIDLVDEFTVNGTIAMILVTSIVSPWVTERYGGQLKQVQQKALDGDDASSDSMEKEDRKSKAYRVLVPVANPDTEDNLLNLALLLVNATKGTLLPLNILVDQGEPISANTKENQGNLLATAEMTAHATSTPVETIARIDSSIDEGIIHVAQERNANLVICGWKGFSTYRDNLFGSIIDNLVNYSPVTVLITRFTKPIKNTQRVILAIADNQHNMAGFPEVLDITKALSSQLQSEFFIIHVLSGKPSPMVNKDLAELPVQQMRGNFTKRVLEELKTGDLLVLVNPIDNHFIGRSALGTVPQAIARSNERISLMIVNIR; from the coding sequence ATGATTCTTAACCAACTTTTTGCCTTTTTACCAGGCCCTATTGAAGATCCCGTAGCCATTTTTTTGGTTATGATGGCGGTATTGTTAATCGCCCCCATCGTCTTTGAAAAAATAAAACTCCCCGGCATTGTCGGCTTAATCATAGCGGGAGTATTTATTGGTGAACATGGATTAGGTATTTTAGAAAGAGATAATACCATTGAACTATTTAGCACCGTAGGTTTGTTGTTTCTGATGTTTATGGCAGGGTTAGAAACCAGCCTTGATGACTTAAAACTAAACGGGAAAAAAGCAGCTATTTTTGGGCTAGGGACTTTTTTGGTACCCATGGTAATAGGTACATTAGCCTTTTTATTACTCGACTATAGCCTTCTTGCCTCCGTTTTAGTCGCCTCTTGTTTTGCTTCCCATACCCTCCTCGCTTTGCCCATTGCTATCAAACAGGGCATAATGCGCACCCCCGTGGTAACGATTATCTTGGGGGGTACACTAATTGTTAATATCATTGCTCTTTTAGTTTTAGCAGTAGTGGTAAAAGCAGATCAAGGGGAATTAACTTTAGGCTTTTGGTTATTTCTTATTCCCACCCTAACAGTTTATACCTTCGCCACCCTTTTCGGTTTACCCATTGTGGGGCGATGGTTTTTCAAAAAATTTGGCAGAGATGAAGGGGCTGAATTTACCTTTGTTATTGCTGCCCTGTTTGTGGTTTCCTATGTGGCAAGATTAATCGAAATTGAGCCTATTATCGGGGCATTCTTGGCAGGGATTGGTATTCGTCCTCTTATTCCTCCCCTTAGCCCCCTAATGAATAGAATTCAGTTTATCGGTAATACTTTGTTTGTGCCGCTATTCCTAATTTCTGTGGGAATGTTAGTTAATCCTGCTACCTTGATAGAAGAACCTCGGTCAATTTTAGTTTCTGTAGTCATGATAGTAACGGCTATTGTGGCTAAATTTATTCCTGCGTGGGTAATTGGGAAGTATTTTAAATTTGCTTTACCCAGTATTATGGTGATGTTTGGCTTATCAGTAGCCCAAGCTGCTTCTACTCTGGCGGCCATCACTGTTGCCTATGACATAGATTTGGTGGATGAGTTTACGGTAAATGGCACTATTGCAATGATTTTAGTTACCAGTATAGTTTCTCCTTGGGTAACGGAGCGTTATGGAGGACAGTTAAAACAAGTTCAACAAAAGGCTTTAGATGGCGATGATGCTTCTTCAGATTCTATGGAGAAAGAGGATAGAAAGTCAAAGGCTTATCGAGTATTGGTGCCTGTGGCAAATCCTGATACGGAGGATAACTTACTTAATTTGGCTTTGTTATTGGTTAATGCGACTAAGGGGACTTTATTACCTTTAAATATTTTAGTGGATCAGGGAGAACCCATCTCGGCTAATACTAAAGAAAATCAGGGAAATTTGTTGGCAACGGCGGAGATGACGGCCCATGCAACTTCTACTCCTGTGGAAACCATAGCCCGTATTGATAGTTCTATTGATGAGGGTATCATTCATGTTGCCCAAGAGCGCAATGCTAATTTGGTGATTTGTGGTTGGAAGGGTTTTTCTACTTATCGAGACAATTTGTTTGGCAGTATTATCGATAATTTAGTTAATTATTCTCCTGTGACGGTGTTGATTACTCGTTTTACTAAGCCGATAAAAAATACTCAGAGGGTTATTTTGGCTATTGCCGATAATCAGCATAATATGGCTGGTTTTCCTGAAGTATTGGATATTACTAAGGCTTTATCTTCTCAATTGCAAAGTGAGTTTTTTATTATTCATGTGCTGTCGGGTAAGCCTAGTCCTATGGTGAATAAAGATTTAGCGGAATTACCTGTGCAACAGATGCGCGGTAATTTTACGAAAAGGGTGTTGGAGGAGTTGAAAACTGGAGATTTATTGGTTTTGGTTAATCCTATTGATAATCATTTCATTGGTAGGTCTGCTTTAGGTACTGTACCACAGGCGATCGCCCGTAGCAATGAAAGAATTTCTCTGATGATTGTTAATATACGGTAG
- a CDS encoding small conductance mechanosenstive ion channel produces MESLNIALLLRFLTPISIFIVIIAIGLIVENRLKSIVQNIETRPNLGQYSFVLKSFNGIIFIWSVAGAIALILPMIDLPRSINTLVETVLIVVVLGAATILASRLAVSIIQAYSLKNESTVSLSSLFEYLTKVIIYSTGFLIIIQSIGVEITALITAFGVGSLSIGLAFQNTLSNLISGVNIILARKIRVGDYIRIRQGEEGYVVDVELRYTVVKDIYQNITVIPNSQVVNGSFKNYTLEDSSMLLPIEIGISYDSDLEKVEKITLETAKYVMENVKGGKKEYEPFMRYEKFDPFAIKFVVYLKINEYFDKLIITHEFIKNLYKNYQQEDIKIAYPISNNFLSLDNFVEEKQNRNN; encoded by the coding sequence GTGGAATCATTAAATATAGCTTTACTACTCAGATTTTTAACTCCAATATCAATTTTTATAGTAATTATTGCTATCGGTTTAATAGTAGAAAATAGACTCAAAAGTATTGTACAAAACATAGAAACTAGACCCAATTTAGGGCAGTATAGTTTTGTCCTAAAGTCTTTCAATGGTATCATATTTATATGGTCAGTGGCAGGGGCGATCGCTCTTATATTACCAATGATCGATCTGCCAAGGTCTATTAATACCCTAGTAGAAACCGTTTTAATCGTCGTAGTCCTCGGTGCTGCCACTATCCTCGCCTCCCGTTTAGCCGTCAGCATAATACAAGCCTATAGCCTCAAAAACGAAAGTACCGTATCCCTTAGCTCCCTATTTGAATACCTAACCAAAGTAATCATTTATAGTACAGGGTTTTTGATAATTATCCAATCCATCGGGGTTGAAATTACTGCCCTTATCACCGCCTTTGGGGTAGGTAGTTTATCCATCGGTTTAGCCTTTCAAAATACCCTTAGCAACCTTATCTCTGGGGTAAATATCATCCTTGCCCGAAAAATTAGAGTAGGAGACTACATCAGAATAAGACAAGGGGAAGAAGGCTATGTAGTAGATGTTGAATTGCGTTATACCGTGGTCAAAGACATTTATCAAAATATTACTGTCATACCTAATAGTCAAGTAGTAAACGGTAGTTTTAAAAACTATACCCTCGAAGATTCATCCATGCTGTTACCCATAGAGATTGGTATTAGTTATGATAGTGACTTGGAAAAAGTAGAAAAAATCACCCTAGAAACAGCAAAATATGTCATGGAAAATGTGAAAGGAGGTAAAAAAGAATATGAACCCTTTATGAGGTATGAAAAATTTGACCCCTTCGCCATCAAGTTTGTCGTTTATTTAAAAATCAATGAATACTTTGATAAACTAATTATCACCCATGAATTTATTAAAAATCTTTATAAAAATTATCAACAAGAAGATATAAAAATTGCCTATCCTATTAGCAATAACTTCCTAAGTTTAGATAATTTTGTAGAAGAAAAACAAAATAGAAATAATTGA
- the pncC gene encoding nicotinamide mononucleotide deamidase PncC produces the protein MSAEIICIGTEILLGDILNSNAQYLAQELANLGIPHYYQTVVGDNLSRIHNVIKTALERSSILIFTGGLGPTPDDLTTEAIASYFKTKMIENTEIIDDIKIKFASRGREMTPNNHKQALIPQGALVLPNKTGTAPGMIWEKEGKIILTFPGVPSEMKQMWQDTAVPFLKNKGWGQEIIYSQMMRFRGIGESSLAQKVNHLFDLTNPTVAPYASHGEVKLRVSAKAKTAEEAQKIIQPVAEEIKAIAGQDYFGSDNDTLASVVGNILKQKGETIAVAESCTGGSLGAMLTDIEGSSAYFMGGVIAYSNEVKMKLLGVSEDVLTKEGAVSAIVAEQMATGVIKRLGTDWGIGITGIAGPGGGTDTKPVGLVYIGIASAKGEVFSYGDTYGTNRGRYLVRYLSACNALDRFRRML, from the coding sequence ATGAGTGCAGAAATTATTTGTATCGGAACAGAAATTTTATTGGGTGATATTCTTAATAGTAACGCTCAATATTTAGCCCAAGAATTAGCAAATTTAGGGATTCCTCACTATTATCAAACCGTGGTAGGAGATAATTTAAGTAGAATTCATAATGTAATTAAAACCGCCCTAGAAAGATCCTCAATTTTAATTTTTACTGGTGGTTTAGGCCCTACCCCCGATGATTTAACCACAGAGGCGATCGCATCTTATTTTAAGACTAAAATGATCGAAAATACAGAAATTATTGACGATATAAAAATCAAATTTGCTAGTCGGGGCAGGGAAATGACACCTAACAATCATAAACAAGCCCTTATTCCCCAAGGGGCATTAGTATTACCCAACAAAACAGGCACAGCACCGGGGATGATATGGGAAAAAGAAGGCAAAATTATATTAACCTTTCCAGGTGTACCCTCAGAAATGAAACAAATGTGGCAGGATACCGCCGTGCCTTTTCTCAAAAATAAAGGATGGGGACAGGAAATTATTTATAGTCAGATGATGCGTTTTCGGGGTATTGGGGAATCTTCCCTTGCTCAAAAAGTTAACCACCTATTTGATTTAACTAACCCTACTGTTGCCCCCTACGCTTCCCATGGGGAAGTAAAATTGAGGGTATCGGCTAAAGCAAAAACTGCCGAGGAAGCCCAAAAAATAATTCAACCCGTTGCCGAAGAAATAAAAGCCATTGCAGGGCAAGATTATTTTGGTAGTGATAATGATACCTTAGCTTCTGTGGTGGGTAATATCTTAAAACAAAAAGGAGAAACCATTGCCGTTGCCGAGTCTTGTACAGGGGGCAGTTTAGGGGCAATGCTCACAGATATTGAGGGGAGTTCGGCATATTTTATGGGGGGGGTCATTGCCTATAGTAATGAGGTAAAAATGAAGCTCCTAGGGGTGTCTGAGGACGTTTTGACCAAGGAGGGGGCAGTAAGTGCGATCGTTGCTGAACAAATGGCAACGGGAGTTATCAAACGTCTTGGCACCGATTGGGGTATAGGTATTACAGGCATTGCCGGACCTGGGGGCGGCACAGATACAAAGCCAGTGGGTTTAGTGTATATCGGCATTGCTTCGGCCAAAGGTGAGGTGTTTAGCTACGGTGATACTTATGGCACTAATCGTGGCAGATATTTAGTTCGTTATCTCTCTGCTTGTAATGCCCTTGACAGATTCCGAAGGATGCTTTAA
- the rfbB gene encoding ABC2-type lipopolysaccharide export system ATPase component RfbB, whose product MEIIRLDNVGLWRRTQEEFNYDLKKTVFSFLQGKYTKPSKKKVLDNIDLTIRSGQKIGIIGSNGAGKSTLLKVICGILPPTEGTVRVRGNIAPLIELGAGFNPDMTVQDNIILYGVLLGYSRQEMKVRIRAILEFAELMDYAHIPVKGLSSGMMARLGFAIATDVQPDILILDEVLSVGDAKFSQKSHQRIESLWEQSSTILFVSHSLESVKDLCDRTIWLKNGTIAFDGDTKTAIEMYLDSVGIAH is encoded by the coding sequence ATGGAAATTATTAGATTGGATAATGTGGGGTTGTGGAGAAGAACCCAAGAGGAGTTTAATTATGATTTGAAAAAGACGGTTTTTTCTTTTTTACAGGGTAAATATACTAAACCAAGCAAAAAAAAAGTTTTAGATAATATTGATTTAACCATTCGATCAGGACAAAAGATCGGTATTATTGGCTCTAATGGTGCAGGAAAATCAACCTTACTGAAAGTTATTTGCGGAATTTTACCGCCCACGGAAGGCACGGTGAGGGTTAGGGGTAATATTGCTCCTTTGATTGAGTTGGGGGCAGGTTTTAACCCTGATATGACGGTACAGGATAATATCATTCTTTATGGGGTGTTGTTGGGTTATTCTCGTCAAGAGATGAAGGTAAGAATTCGGGCAATTCTTGAGTTTGCAGAATTGATGGATTATGCTCATATTCCTGTAAAGGGTTTATCTTCGGGGATGATGGCAAGGTTAGGTTTTGCGATCGCAACGGATGTACAACCTGATATATTAATTTTGGATGAGGTATTATCAGTGGGAGATGCTAAGTTTTCCCAAAAATCCCATCAAAGAATTGAGTCATTATGGGAACAAAGTAGTACCATTTTATTTGTATCCCACAGTTTGGAATCTGTAAAGGATCTGTGCGATCGCACCATATGGCTAAAAAACGGTACTATTGCCTTTGATGGAGACACAAAAACTGCCATCGAGATGTATCTTGACTCGGTGGGTATTGCCCATTAA